Proteins encoded in a region of the Streptomyces sp. NBC_00310 genome:
- a CDS encoding winged helix DNA-binding domain-containing protein has translation MGTKKLTARALNRATLARQLLLTREPLEVIEAVRRVVALQAQQPASPYIALWNRLAPFDPTALDAALTDHRLVRSTLMRITLHTVHADDYAPFREAMEPTLRGSRLGDPRFKASGLTAADADALLPPLLKHAEGHPRTAAELKTWLEAQVGRPLDTSAHRLLRQYAPLWHQPTGAPWSFTTRQSYVTATTPPSFTDPEAAAEGLKTLIRRYLAGFGPATVADMAQFALVHRPRVRTALRSLMDEGELDVLQPSEGKEALYDLPDAPRPPADTPAPPRLMAMWDSTLLAYADRSRVLPAEYRKYVTRMNGDVLPTLLVDGYVAGIWRLVPPAESKPDGGRNEPGGPDDGPGAIEATAFHPLPEETWTALASEAAGLTTFLTTRDPAPYRRYDHWWAKPLPATAETRVLPGA, from the coding sequence ATGGGGACCAAGAAGCTCACCGCCCGCGCACTCAACCGCGCCACACTCGCCCGCCAACTCCTCCTCACCCGCGAGCCGTTGGAAGTGATCGAGGCGGTACGCCGCGTCGTGGCCCTCCAGGCCCAGCAGCCGGCCTCCCCGTACATCGCCCTGTGGAACCGCCTCGCCCCCTTCGACCCCACAGCCCTGGACGCGGCGCTCACCGACCACCGCCTGGTCAGATCAACCCTGATGCGGATCACCCTCCACACCGTCCACGCCGACGACTACGCCCCCTTCCGCGAGGCCATGGAGCCCACCCTCCGCGGCTCCCGCCTGGGCGACCCCCGCTTCAAGGCCTCCGGCCTGACCGCCGCCGACGCGGACGCCCTCCTCCCACCGCTCCTGAAGCACGCCGAGGGCCACCCCCGCACGGCCGCCGAACTGAAGACCTGGCTGGAGGCCCAGGTAGGCAGGCCCTTGGACACCAGCGCCCACCGCCTCCTGCGCCAGTACGCCCCCCTCTGGCACCAACCGACCGGAGCCCCCTGGTCCTTCACCACCCGCCAGTCGTACGTCACCGCCACCACACCCCCGTCCTTCACCGACCCGGAAGCCGCCGCCGAGGGCCTGAAAACCCTGATCCGCCGCTACTTGGCCGGCTTCGGCCCGGCGACGGTCGCGGACATGGCCCAGTTCGCCCTGGTCCACCGCCCACGGGTGAGGACGGCGCTGCGGTCACTCATGGACGAGGGCGAACTCGACGTACTCCAGCCATCGGAAGGCAAGGAGGCGCTCTACGACCTCCCCGACGCCCCTCGCCCCCCAGCGGACACCCCCGCCCCACCCCGCCTGATGGCCATGTGGGACAGCACACTCCTCGCCTACGCCGACCGCAGCCGCGTCCTCCCCGCCGAGTACCGCAAGTACGTGACCCGCATGAACGGCGACGTACTGCCGACGCTGCTGGTGGACGGGTACGTGGCGGGCATATGGCGCCTGGTGCCCCCGGCGGAGAGCAAACCGGATGGGGGGCGGAACGAGCCCGGCGGCCCGGACGACGGACCCGGGGCGATCGAGGCGACGGCCTTCCACCCCCTCCCCGAGGAGACCTGGACCGCCCTGGCCTCAGAGGCGGCAGGCCTGACGACCTTCCTCACCACCCGCGACCCGGCCCCCTACCGCCGCTACGACCACTGGTGGGCCAAGCCCCTCCCGGCCACGGCGGAGACCCGCGTGCTGCCCGGCGCCTGA
- a CDS encoding alpha/beta fold hydrolase, protein MVSTTAHLTTPDGVRLAHRDHTPPHAHDHTRPHAHDRNLPRVHDRTLLLLHGLAGHMGEWDDLLPPLLADGHRVVTYDGRGHGASTRRPADMSRAACVRDAVTVIRELGLALPGQAPLTLVGQSLGGHTAFLAAAAHPELLDSLILIEAGPGAPDPALPAHIAAWMDSWPTPFDSPSRASDFFGHASWSRNLEHRPDGWHPRADRATMLAAVGELAETSYHPEWAATTCPALVVRGAGGTMAAADAAGMPASRAPGTRTDLAVIEDAGHDVHTDQPHRLHAAMTGFFNSLATNGN, encoded by the coding sequence ATGGTCTCCACCACCGCCCACCTCACCACCCCGGACGGCGTCCGCCTCGCCCACCGCGACCACACCCCGCCCCACGCGCACGACCACACCCGGCCCCACGCGCACGACCGCAACCTGCCCCGCGTGCACGACCGCACTCTCCTCCTCCTGCACGGCCTCGCCGGCCACATGGGGGAGTGGGACGACCTCCTGCCGCCGCTCCTGGCGGACGGCCACCGCGTGGTGACGTACGACGGTCGGGGTCACGGCGCGAGCACCCGTCGCCCGGCGGACATGAGCCGGGCGGCCTGCGTACGGGACGCGGTGACGGTGATCCGCGAACTGGGCCTGGCTCTCCCGGGACAGGCCCCCCTGACCCTCGTGGGCCAGTCCCTCGGCGGCCACACGGCCTTCCTCGCCGCGGCCGCCCACCCGGAACTCCTCGACTCCCTGATCCTGATCGAGGCGGGCCCGGGCGCCCCGGATCCCGCCCTCCCCGCCCACATCGCCGCCTGGATGGACAGCTGGCCCACCCCCTTCGACTCCCCTTCCCGGGCCTCCGACTTCTTCGGTCACGCGAGTTGGTCCCGCAACCTCGAACACCGCCCCGACGGCTGGCACCCCCGGGCGGACCGCGCCACGATGCTGGCCGCCGTCGGGGAGTTGGCCGAGACGTCGTACCACCCCGAGTGGGCCGCCACCACCTGCCCCGCCCTGGTCGTACGCGGAGCCGGGGGCACCATGGCGGCAGCCGACGCCGCCGGGATGCCGGCGTCCCGGGCCCCGGGCACCAGGACCGACCTCGCCGTCATCGAGGACGCGGGCCACGACGTACACACGGACCAGCCCCACCGCCTGCACGCGGCGATGACCGGCTTCTTCAACTCCCTTGCGACGAACGGCAATTGA
- a CDS encoding GlxA family transcriptional regulator has protein sequence MPVFAHPGRHRVAVLARQLLLPIELGIVHQLFGQAREGATAEGEPLYEVVTCGLRAGVTRTDGDFTVNVPYGPEVLAEADTVIVLSSHEDYVQDTPDLTAPLADALARIRPGTRMASICTGAFVLASAGLLDGHTATTHWRYTDLFARLFPRVELDPDVLYTDGGDVLTSAGCASGIDLCLHMIRRDHGTAVAGDVARRTVVPPHREGGQVQYVHRPVPALAAPATSAAREWALRHLHEPVTLGQLAAREAMSVRNFNRRFRDEVGTTPMNWLAQQRVEQARELLEESDLPVDQIAARTGLGTAANLRRHFQEALGTSPSAYRTTFRGA, from the coding sequence ATGCCTGTCTTCGCCCACCCTGGACGCCACCGCGTCGCCGTACTCGCCCGCCAGTTGCTCCTGCCCATCGAACTGGGAATCGTGCACCAGTTGTTCGGCCAGGCCAGAGAGGGGGCGACGGCGGAGGGGGAGCCGCTGTACGAGGTCGTCACCTGCGGGCTGCGGGCCGGTGTCACCCGCACGGACGGCGACTTCACCGTCAACGTCCCTTATGGCCCGGAAGTCTTGGCCGAGGCGGACACCGTCATCGTCCTGTCGTCCCACGAGGACTACGTCCAGGACACCCCCGACCTCACCGCCCCGCTCGCGGACGCCCTCGCCCGGATCCGCCCTGGCACCCGCATGGCCTCCATCTGCACCGGCGCCTTCGTCCTCGCCTCCGCCGGGCTGCTCGACGGGCACACCGCCACCACCCACTGGCGGTACACGGACCTGTTCGCCCGGCTGTTCCCCCGGGTCGAGCTGGATCCCGACGTGCTCTACACCGACGGCGGAGACGTCCTGACCTCGGCCGGCTGCGCCTCCGGCATCGACCTGTGCCTGCACATGATCCGCCGCGACCACGGCACGGCCGTCGCGGGCGACGTGGCCCGCCGCACGGTCGTGCCCCCGCACCGCGAGGGCGGCCAGGTCCAGTACGTACACCGCCCCGTGCCCGCCCTCGCGGCGCCCGCCACCTCCGCCGCCCGGGAATGGGCGCTGCGGCACCTGCACGAGCCCGTCACCCTGGGGCAGTTGGCGGCCCGGGAGGCGATGAGCGTGCGCAACTTCAACCGGCGGTTCCGCGACGAGGTCGGGACGACCCCGATGAACTGGCTCGCCCAGCAACGCGTGGAGCAGGCACGGGAGTTGCTGGAGGAGTCGGATCTGCCGGTCGACCAGATCGCCGCGCGCACGGGCCTCGGTACGGCGGCCAACCTGCGCCGGCACTTCCAGGAGGCGCTGGGCACGTCCCCGAGCGCGTACCGCACGACGTTCCGCGGTGCGTGA
- a CDS encoding MFS transporter produces MAELTTRTSRTTRTTRTSRTSPRTPTTPTSPTTHTEHEDRADAPGPGPSPAPGPAPGPGPGPGPGTRSDAPGPRPDPPVGPRFHRAWAVAVAAGAAIVTAGAFTTVPGLLVTPLHESYAWDRGQIALAASVNMVLFGLTAPFAAALMDRVGIRRVVVGALLLVTAGALLTSVMARPWQLTAYWGVLIGLGSGCLTMTFAASITSSWFERRRGLVTGVLSSSSHLGQLLFLPLLAWGVDRHGWRPPVVTLAFVALAVAALVLLLMRDHPADVGTKPYGATEFVPKPPPASGAARRALKALFDAARTGPFWVLAGMFVICGASTNGIMWSNWAPAAHDHGMRATAAASLLSLIGVFSALGAVFSGWLTDRFDPSRLLSAYFAVRALTLLALPMVFSSAVTPTMVAFVVVYGLVDVATVPPVIALSDRVYGEDGPIVFGWVNSAHQLGAGASAFLGATARDLFGAYDVVWTTLSAVCVVASLLAVAVRGPRGGLRVTAQ; encoded by the coding sequence ATGGCTGAGTTGACGACCCGAACGAGCCGGACGACCCGGACCACCCGAACGAGCCGTACGAGCCCACGGACCCCGACGACCCCGACAAGCCCGACGACGCACACCGAGCACGAGGACCGCGCCGACGCCCCCGGCCCAGGACCAAGCCCAGCCCCCGGCCCAGCCCCCGGCCCCGGCCCCGGCCCCGGCCCCGGCACCCGCTCCGACGCCCCCGGCCCTCGCCCCGATCCTCCCGTCGGCCCCCGTTTCCACCGCGCCTGGGCGGTGGCCGTCGCCGCCGGCGCGGCCATCGTCACCGCCGGGGCCTTCACCACCGTCCCCGGGCTGCTGGTGACCCCGCTGCACGAGAGCTACGCCTGGGACCGGGGCCAGATCGCCCTCGCCGCCTCGGTGAACATGGTGCTGTTCGGCCTCACGGCCCCCTTCGCCGCCGCGTTGATGGACCGTGTCGGCATCCGGCGCGTGGTCGTCGGCGCCCTGCTGCTCGTCACGGCGGGTGCGCTGCTCACCAGCGTGATGGCCCGGCCCTGGCAACTGACCGCGTACTGGGGCGTGTTGATCGGTCTCGGCAGCGGATGCCTCACCATGACGTTCGCGGCGAGCATCACGAGCAGCTGGTTCGAGCGGCGGCGCGGACTGGTCACCGGTGTGCTCAGCTCCTCCAGCCATCTGGGCCAGTTGCTCTTCCTGCCGCTGCTCGCCTGGGGCGTCGACCGGCACGGCTGGCGCCCGCCGGTGGTGACGCTGGCGTTCGTCGCCCTCGCGGTGGCCGCCCTCGTCCTCCTGCTGATGCGCGACCACCCGGCGGACGTGGGCACGAAGCCGTACGGGGCGACGGAGTTCGTGCCGAAGCCGCCGCCGGCGTCCGGGGCGGCGCGGCGCGCCCTGAAGGCGCTGTTCGACGCCGCGCGCACCGGGCCGTTCTGGGTCCTGGCCGGGATGTTCGTCATCTGCGGCGCCTCCACCAACGGGATCATGTGGAGCAACTGGGCGCCGGCCGCCCACGACCACGGCATGCGCGCCACCGCCGCCGCGTCGCTGCTCTCGCTGATCGGCGTGTTCTCCGCGCTGGGCGCGGTCTTCTCCGGCTGGCTCACCGACCGCTTCGACCCGAGCCGTCTGCTGTCCGCGTACTTCGCGGTCCGTGCGCTCACCCTGCTGGCGCTGCCGATGGTGTTCTCGTCCGCGGTCACCCCCACCATGGTCGCCTTCGTCGTGGTCTACGGCCTCGTCGACGTCGCCACCGTCCCGCCCGTGATCGCCCTCAGCGACCGCGTCTACGGCGAGGACGGGCCCATCGTCTTCGGCTGGGTCAACTCCGCGCACCAACTCGGCGCGGGCGCCTCCGCGTTCCTCGGCGCCACGGCCCGCGACCTCTTCGGCGCGTACGACGTCGTCTGGACCACCCTCAGCGCGGTCTGCGTGGTCGCGTCCCTGCTGGCCGTGGCCGTCCGGGGGCCTCGGGGCGGACTGCGGGTGACCGCGCAGTAA
- a CDS encoding GlxA family transcriptional regulator, with translation MHTVAVLALDDVIPFDLSAPIDTFGWARLPDGREAYRVRVCSAAGGGEVKAGPFSVRAPYGLEALAEADTIILPGTADPTVPLPPGVTRALHAAAASGTRIASICVGAFIFAATGLLDGLRATTHWIAAPDLAARHPAVTVDPNVLYVDNGQFLTSAGAAAAMDMCLHMIRKDHGSAVAAFTARMCVMPLEREGGQAQFIVQDRPPAPAGATMEPLLRWLEENVERDLTLDDIALHAGTSTRTLNRRFREQTGTTPLQWLHRARVRRAQYLLESTDHTVDRIATQAGFGSPTAFRDRFKRVVGTSPYAYRRAFRGERVPQSHL, from the coding sequence ATGCACACCGTGGCCGTACTGGCGCTCGACGACGTGATCCCCTTCGACCTGTCGGCCCCCATCGACACCTTCGGCTGGGCGCGGCTGCCGGACGGGCGGGAGGCGTACCGGGTGCGGGTCTGCTCGGCGGCGGGGGGCGGAGAGGTGAAGGCGGGGCCGTTCAGCGTGCGGGCGCCGTACGGGCTGGAGGCGCTGGCCGAGGCCGACACGATCATCCTGCCGGGGACGGCCGACCCGACCGTACCGTTGCCGCCGGGCGTGACGCGGGCGCTGCACGCGGCGGCGGCGAGCGGGACGCGGATCGCCTCGATCTGTGTGGGCGCGTTCATCTTCGCGGCGACGGGCCTGCTGGACGGCCTGCGCGCCACCACGCACTGGATCGCGGCCCCCGACCTGGCGGCCCGCCACCCGGCGGTCACCGTCGACCCGAACGTCCTCTACGTCGACAACGGCCAGTTCCTGACCTCGGCGGGCGCCGCCGCGGCCATGGACATGTGCCTGCACATGATCCGCAAAGACCACGGCTCGGCGGTCGCCGCGTTCACCGCCCGGATGTGCGTCATGCCTCTCGAACGGGAGGGCGGCCAGGCCCAGTTCATCGTCCAGGACCGGCCACCGGCCCCCGCCGGCGCCACCATGGAACCCCTGCTGCGCTGGCTGGAGGAGAACGTGGAGCGGGATCTGACCCTGGACGACATCGCCCTCCACGCCGGCACCAGCACCCGCACGTTGAACCGCCGCTTCCGCGAACAGACGGGCACGACGCCCTTGCAGTGGCTGCATCGGGCGAGGGTCCGCCGCGCCCAGTACCTCCTGGAGTCCACCGACCACACGGTCGACCGCATCGCGACCCAGGCGGGCTTCGGCTCCCCGACGGCGTTCCGGGACCGCTTCAAGCGGGTGGTGGGGACGAGCCCGTACGCGTATCGCCGGGCTTTCAGGGGGGAGCGAGTGCCGCAGAGCCACCTTTAG
- a CDS encoding protease, which yields MTKFLLSLHVLAAIIAVGPITVAASMFPPSARQALAEPEDERAVSALRLLHRICRVYGGVGVAVPVLGFATAMSMGVLKDAWLIVSMLLTALAAMVLLALVLPRQEEILEDVARGDGAGAGSAGGTGTAVGAGAATARLAMFTGVFNLLWATVTVLMIVRPGSTTGA from the coding sequence GTGACCAAGTTCCTCCTCTCCCTCCACGTCCTCGCCGCGATCATCGCCGTCGGACCCATCACCGTCGCGGCCAGCATGTTCCCGCCGAGCGCCCGCCAAGCGCTGGCCGAACCCGAGGACGAGCGGGCGGTGTCGGCCCTGCGGCTGCTGCACCGGATCTGCCGGGTGTACGGCGGTGTGGGCGTCGCCGTGCCCGTACTCGGGTTCGCCACGGCGATGAGCATGGGGGTGCTGAAGGACGCCTGGCTGATCGTGTCGATGCTGTTGACCGCTCTCGCGGCCATGGTCCTGCTGGCGCTCGTGCTGCCGCGGCAGGAGGAGATCCTGGAGGACGTCGCCCGAGGGGACGGGGCCGGGGCCGGGAGCGCCGGCGGGACCGGGACGGCCGTCGGCGCCGGGGCCGCCACCGCCCGACTCGCCATGTTCACCGGCGTGTTCAACCTGCTTTGGGCGACGGTCACGGTCCTGATGATCGTGCGGCCCGGATCGACCACGGGCGCCTGA
- a CDS encoding levansucrase, with protein sequence MYAQQSPSQAYLASVAARLAADECRTWWEEWAGVPVLIGRRADFKWSWMGTKLHLFTVAAAVQEITIPTIETFTDQVLTYAKKTKGGLPAGIQNGIGAFPVLVSDRVDPAAVRWAEAQQRNKWACMARPVVVDSTQQYVGTYRGTPVVGLAYSSYFEEKARRYFYG encoded by the coding sequence ATGTACGCACAGCAGTCGCCCTCGCAGGCCTACCTCGCCTCCGTGGCCGCCCGTCTCGCCGCCGACGAATGCCGCACCTGGTGGGAGGAGTGGGCCGGAGTGCCCGTGCTCATCGGGCGCCGGGCCGACTTCAAATGGAGCTGGATGGGGACGAAGCTGCACCTGTTCACGGTGGCGGCGGCGGTCCAGGAGATAACCATCCCGACCATCGAGACCTTCACCGACCAGGTGCTGACGTACGCGAAGAAGACGAAGGGCGGTCTGCCGGCCGGGATCCAGAACGGCATCGGCGCGTTCCCCGTCCTGGTCAGCGACCGGGTGGACCCGGCGGCCGTACGGTGGGCCGAGGCCCAGCAGCGCAACAAGTGGGCCTGCATGGCCCGGCCCGTCGTCGTCGACAGCACCCAGCAGTACGTCGGCACGTACCGCGGCACCCCGGTCGTCGGCCTCGCCTACTCCTCGTACTTCGAGGAGAAGGCCCGGCGGTACTTCTACGGCTGA
- a CDS encoding MFS transporter, with product MTVTAPKSPGVITTAVPARLDRLPWSRWHWTIVIGLGTVWILDGLEVTVVGNIAGRLSEEGSGLPITSGQVTGIAAALYVAGACAGALFFGRMTDRFGRKKLFMVTLVVYLAATALTAVSFSTWWFFLFRFLTGFGIGGEYAAINSAIDELIPSKYRGRVDIVINGSFWLGAIGGSLLAILALNTDLFPANVGWRLTFALGVVLGLVILLVRRNVPESPRWLLIHGREQEAERLVADVEAQVEEETGRPLPPAAQEMTIHQRESVGFGTIARTVFSRYRRRAVLGFSLFIGQAFLYNAITFGFGAILTTFYDVPTSDTGYYFAVIAAGNLLGPLLLGKLFDTVGRRIMISSTYLLSGALLFGTAWLFDRGALDEVTLTACWCVVLFFASAGASSAYLTVSEVFPMETRAMAIAFFYAIGTAAGGISGPLIFAELTESGVVADTVLAFQIGAGLMCAAGLVAAFLAVRAERRSLEDIAEPLSAKA from the coding sequence ATGACCGTCACAGCCCCGAAGTCACCGGGTGTCATCACCACCGCCGTACCGGCGCGACTGGACCGTCTTCCCTGGTCGCGCTGGCACTGGACGATCGTGATCGGACTCGGCACCGTGTGGATCCTCGACGGTCTGGAAGTGACCGTCGTGGGCAACATCGCTGGCCGGCTGTCCGAGGAGGGCAGCGGACTGCCCATCACATCCGGGCAGGTCACGGGCATAGCGGCCGCCCTGTACGTGGCGGGCGCCTGCGCGGGCGCCCTCTTCTTCGGCCGGATGACCGACCGGTTCGGCCGCAAGAAGCTGTTCATGGTGACGCTGGTGGTCTATCTGGCGGCGACCGCGCTGACGGCCGTCTCCTTCTCCACCTGGTGGTTCTTCCTCTTCCGCTTCCTCACCGGCTTCGGTATCGGCGGCGAGTACGCGGCCATCAACTCCGCGATCGACGAGCTGATCCCGTCCAAGTACCGGGGCCGGGTCGACATCGTCATTAACGGCAGCTTCTGGCTCGGCGCGATCGGCGGTTCGCTGCTGGCGATCCTCGCCCTGAACACCGACCTCTTCCCGGCGAACGTCGGCTGGCGGCTGACCTTCGCCCTCGGTGTGGTGCTGGGCCTGGTCATCCTGCTGGTCCGCCGGAACGTCCCCGAGAGCCCCCGATGGCTCCTCATCCACGGCAGGGAACAGGAGGCCGAACGGCTGGTGGCGGACGTGGAGGCGCAGGTCGAGGAGGAGACGGGCCGCCCGCTGCCGCCCGCCGCCCAGGAGATGACGATCCATCAGCGCGAGAGCGTCGGCTTCGGCACGATCGCCCGCACGGTCTTCTCCCGGTACCGCCGCCGCGCCGTCCTCGGCTTCTCCCTCTTCATCGGGCAGGCGTTCCTCTACAACGCGATCACCTTCGGCTTCGGCGCGATCCTCACCACGTTCTACGACGTCCCGACCTCCGACACCGGCTACTACTTCGCCGTCATCGCCGCCGGCAACCTGCTCGGCCCGCTCCTGCTCGGCAAGCTGTTCGACACGGTCGGCCGCCGGATCATGATCTCGTCGACGTATCTGCTGTCCGGCGCGCTGCTCTTCGGCACGGCATGGCTGTTCGACCGGGGGGCGCTCGACGAGGTGACCCTGACGGCCTGCTGGTGCGTGGTGCTGTTCTTCGCCTCGGCCGGAGCGTCCAGCGCCTATCTCACGGTCTCCGAGGTCTTCCCCATGGAGACCCGGGCCATGGCCATCGCCTTCTTCTACGCCATCGGTACCGCCGCCGGCGGGATCAGCGGCCCGCTGATCTTCGCCGAGCTGACGGAGTCCGGCGTCGTCGCCGACACCGTCCTCGCCTTCCAGATCGGCGCGGGCCTGATGTGCGCGGCGGGCCTGGTGGCGGCCTTCCTCGCGGTACGCGCGGAGCGGCGCTCCCTGGAGGACATCGCCGAACCGCTGTCGGCGAAGGCGTGA